In Zingiber officinale cultivar Zhangliang chromosome 1A, Zo_v1.1, whole genome shotgun sequence, a genomic segment contains:
- the LOC122038249 gene encoding receptor kinase-like protein Xa21: protein MELKQECCFKLFLLLLSCAGLSASQSSTDHLALLSFKSLISDDPTGAMSSWGNASLLLCQWRGVTCTYLNGRERVTALNLSSLQLSGKLSSSLANLTFLENLNISYNALDGTIPRELENLSNLKHLDLSNNNLQGDIPRNLDSLTRLQSLSLYSNRLTGAIPPEIGNLSSLRSLYLSVNQLSSSIPASIGNLSSLSILHLDTNQLTGAVPSSIGNLVNLTILLLHNNNLSGSIPTEIGNFANLITLIMGGNQLTGRIPKSLGLLHKLYVLHLSGNFLEAKNAAEWSFLDALTNCTNLVVLVLENNNLGGALPKSMGNLSKVLQDLRLGSNHIAGSIPAEIGRLVSLTRINMSSNYLDGVIPTALGSLSKLVEVDLSRNHFDGEIPATVGNIIGLTKLVLASNKLNGSIPNSLGKCRLERLDLSANRLTGAVPKEILLISSLTVLLNVSHNSLSGPLPPEIGHLNNLQTIDVSYNQLTGDIPPAIAQCQVLQNLYLQMNLFQGSIPSTFSQLKGIQILDISNNNLSGNVPDFLWSFPDMTYLNLSFNNLQGELPRDGIFSNVTVFSVVGNKGLCGGVPELGLAPCSMGKKHPSWKPVLAISIAGGILCIISLISFYVACHKRRRFSSINSDIEGPYRKVSFAELHAATDGFSPSNLVGNGSFGSVYKGITDWEDHKEVAVKVFDLKQKGGLRSFTAECEALRSIRHRNLVKIITSCSSVDFQQNDFKALVFEFMPNGSLSKWLHPKADEQGTPQMLSLIQRLNISIEVASAFEYLHHHDPTPVVHCDLKPANILLDYDMVAHVGDFGLARFHNATVRTRAETSTSSLILKGSIGYAAPEYGLTNKVSVQGDVYSYGILLLEMFTGKTPTDAAFNENLNLHKYVEMAIAKQAVDVMDPKLLSEWGEETHHLDPSTKEIRMRAVECVSSALRVGIQCSMESPKERMKMEDAVRELHNIRDAFLRYGSISPQK from the exons ATGGAATTGAAACAAGAGTGCTGTTTCAagctttttcttctcctcttgtCATGTGCAGGCTTATCAGCCTCTCAATCCTCCACCGATCACCTGGCTCTTCTCTCCTTCAAGTCTCTCATCTCCGACGACCCAACCGGGGCCATGTCCTCATGGGGAAACGCCTCCCTCCTCTTGTGCCAATGGCGAGGCGTGACATGCACTTACCTCAATGGCCGAGAGAGAGTCACAGCTTTAAATTTGAGTTCACTCCAATTGTCGGGCAAACTCTCGTCATCCCTTGCCAACCTCACTTTCCTTGAAAACCTCAACATCTCTTACAACGCTCTCGATGGTACCATTCCACGAGAGCTCGAAAATCTATCCAACCTCAAGCATCTTGATCTCAGCAACAACAATCTTCAAGGAGACATCCCCCGCAACCTTGACTCCCTCACGCGGCTCCAAAGTCTCTCCTTATATAGCAATCGCCTCACAGGAGCCATTCCTCCTGAGATTGGTAACCTCTCGAGCTTGAGAAGTCTTTACTTGAGCGTCAACCAACTCAGCAGCTCAATTCCTGCTTCAATTGGCAACCTCTCCTCTCTTTCAATACTTCATTTGGACACTAATCAACTCACTGGAGCCGTCCCTTCTTCTATTGGAAATCTTGTCAACCTCACCATACTCTTGCTGCATAACAATAATCTCTCCGGCTCCATCCCAACTGAGATAGGAAACTTTGCCAATCTGATCACGCTGATAATGGGTGGCAATCAGCTTACTGGAAGAATTCCTAAGAGTTTGGGGTTGCTGCACAAATTATATGTATTGCATCTGAGTGGTAATTTCCTTGAGGCAAAGAATGCTGCTGAGTGGAGTTTTTTGGATGCCTTGACCAATTGCACCAATCTTGTAGTGCTGGTTTTGGAGAACAATAATTTAGGCGGGGCGTTGCCAAAATCCATGGGTAATTTGTCCaaagttcttcaagatttgaGGCTCGGTAGTAATCACATAGCCGGAAGCATTCCTGCAGAGATTGGGAGGCTTGTTTCCTTGACAAGAATTAATATGTCGTCCAACTATCTCGATGGTGTCATTCCCACAGCACTGGGAAGCCTTTCCAAATTGGTAGAAGTAGACTTGAGTCGAAACCACTTTGATGGAGAAATACCTGCAACTGTTGGCAACATAATTGGACTGACTAAACTTGTTTTGGCTTCCAATAAACTTAACGGATCCATACCAAACAGTCTTGGTAAATGCCGGCTAGAGAGACTGGATCTTTCTGCCAACAGATTGACTGGAGCAGTGCCCAAAGAGATTCTCTTAATTTCTTCACTCACCGTACTTCTCAATGTTTCACACAACTCACTATCAGGACCTCTGCCTCCAGAAATTGGACACTTGAATAATCTCCAAACGATTGACGTCTCTTACAATCAACTTACTGGTGATATTCCTCCCGCCATTGCTCAATGTCAAGTCCTTCAGAATCTTTACCTGCAAATGAATCTTTTCCAGGGGTCCATTCCTTCAACATTTAGCCAATTGAAAGGGATTCAAATTCTGGACATCTCCAACAACAACTTGTCTGGAAACGTACCGGATTTTCTTTGGAGCTTTCCTGATATGACTTATCTTAACCTCTCCTTCAACAATTTACAGGGCGAGCTGCCAAGAGATGGAATATTTAGTAACGTTACTGTGTTCTCTGTGGTGGGAAACAAAGGACTTTGTGGTGGTGTTCCAGAGCTTGGTTTGGCACCATGCTCTATGGGGAAGAAACATCCATCTTGGAAGCCCGTTCTTGCCATTTCCATTGCTGGAGGAATCTTGTGTATTATCTCTCTCATTAGCTTCTATGTTGCTTGCCATAAGCGGAGGAGATTTTCTTCTATCAACTCAGACATCGAAGGGCCATATAGGAAGGTCTCTTTTGCTGAGCTTCATGCAGCAACAGATGGATTCTCACCTTCTAATCTGGTCGGCAATGGGAGCTTTGGGTCTGTTTACAAAGGTATAACTGATTGGGAAGATCATAAAGAAGTGGCAGTGAAGGTGTTTGACCTTAAGCAAAAAGGGGGTTTAAGAAGCTTCACAGCGGAATGTGAAGCTTTGAGAAGTATCAGACATCGGAACCTTGTCAAGATTATAACATCATGCTCGAGTGTAGACTTCCAACAGAACGACTTCAAAGCTCTAGTGTTTGAGTTCATGCCTAATGGAAGCCTGAGCAAGTGGCTACATCCTAAAGCAGATGAACAGGGCACACCCCAAATGCTAAGTCTCATCCAGAGATTGAATATATCAATTGAAGTTGCTTCTGCATTCGAGTATCTTCACCACCATGATCCAACTCCTGTTGTCCACTGTGATCTTAAGCCGGCCAATATTCTCCTAGACTACGACATGGTTGCGCACGTTGGTGACTTTGGATTAGCAAGGTTTCATAATGCAACTGTCAGAACAAGGGCTGAGACATCAACAAGTTCACTCATACTAAAAGGAAGCATCGGATATGCTGCTCCAG AGTATGGATTGACCAATAAAGTTTCTGTCCAAGGCGATGTGTACAGTTACGGAATACTTTTGCTCGAGATGTTTACTGGAAAGACACCAACAGATGCAGCCTTcaatgaaaatttaaaccttcatAAATATGTTGAAATGGCAATTGCTAAACAAGCTGTTGATGTCATGGACCCCAAACTATTGTCTGAATGGGGAGAAGAAACGCATCACCTTGACCCATCAACAAAAGAAATCAGAATGAGAGCGGTAGAGTGTGTTAGTTCAGCACTTAGAGTTGGCATCCAGTGTTCCATGGAGTCGCCGAAAGAGAGAATGAAGATGGAAGATGCAGTAAGAGAGCTCCACAACATAAGGGATGCATTTCTAAGGTATGGTTCAATATCTCCGCAAAAGTAG